In the genome of Centropristis striata isolate RG_2023a ecotype Rhode Island chromosome 6, C.striata_1.0, whole genome shotgun sequence, the window TtatgttaataatttattactCGGATACATCCAGTAAATAGCAATGCAAAGATGAAGCACATTTTTCCCAACAGTGGGTTGGAGCAGGGTGGGCgggttgactttttttgtgtgtgtacattcaTACTTCATAATTATTACTTCTTTACTGACATAAAGGTCAACATGACCAACAAGTCCAGCCTGGCTGAGTTGTTAGCAGGGCACCTTTAAAAGGTCAGTCTGGCAGAGGTGTTTCTCATATATCTATCAGCATTATGTAGCTTCAGTGGTCTCTCTGAACAtgcaaaaatttaaaaaaggaagaaaaaggcAGCACTATTCAAGGAGCAATAATCAGCTGTAAGAGCAAAATGATGTGATTTACAAACTTGTGTATGAAAATCCAACAAAGTCAAATATGTCCTTTCTGTTCCTAGAAAACCACTTACCAGATTGCTGTTGTGCTGACTCTAACAATAGTGTGACCACTGAGACACTTAGTTCCTGTTCAttcataaaataacattttataaaaaaaaaaaccttttcctTTTAGAGACCTCTTGTGTGGATGTTTGTTCTGCTGTTTTCATTGGTAAGTGACGGATTGTTCCCCCGTGCCTGGATCCTAACTGCAGTTTACCAAAGTAACAAAGATGAAGGAATGGAGAATGAAAGACAACATCCCTAACGACTGTACCACAGATTGCTCCATCCTTAAATCTCCCAGGCCAAGAgggaaaaactgttttttgtaatgtgcaCTGGGCAGCACGAAGTTTCTGTCTTAATTTGTCTGTACAGGCTTCCTGTgacaaacatttagttttacATTTCAATTGCTGTGTcatgtttacatattttacagttattttttcttaatgggAGATGGCTGCAGTTTTGGCCAGATGTGATGTCTGATGAACGAGTGACTGTCATccatggtttaaaaaaaaaaaaaaatcacaaacagcTCTCTGAACAGCAGCACTGGAGGTGCAGCCATGCAATAACATGGTGCATTCCAAGATGAAGCATTGATTCTTGTGTTTGAATTTAATACACAGGATGGCTCAATAACAGAAACACCCACATGGTATATTGTAACAACCAAGCAACAAATCCTACAAGTGTAAAACTTATGGTCAATTTATATTAAGGCATGTCAAAGGGATGTTTAGGATACCTTCTGGGGTTGTACTTTATGGTGTCTTTGTGCTGGACTGAACTTTActgtgaggtgtttttttttcttttttgtccacTCTGTTTTGCTACATATCTTCATCAGAAATCTCAAAAACAAATGACATAATCAGGACTTAAGTTGCAAAAATGGTCATGGACTGtcctttaaacatatttttcaaaaagctttttattaATGTTACAAAAATTATCAGTTGATCAAAATCTAGTGAGTTATATGCAATTGGCTACCTAAATTTTAATTCCTGGCCAAAACCCGTCGCAATGAAGTGGCTAATGCATGTAGAACTGAGTGGTTGATATATGAAATGACTCGTAACCGAAGACATCTTGATCTGCTTTTTGCCCGTCAGCTCCCAGTAGGCAGACCCTCACACAGCCGCGCATACACATCTATAAGTGTATATGCATATCCATGTCTGGTGGTGTGTTATGTAGTCTGCATCGTTCTATCCTGGGATTGGAGATTGCTGTTTAATTACGTTATATatacaagtatatatatatatataaatccatGTGCCAAATCCAGTTCTTGTTCAGTCTGATCCATTCCGAACCATGTTTGTACTGTAGGTAACCTTCTGTACAAGTCagtataaaatattgtttcTCTCCAATAGTCCCTTGTAACTGGTGCCATTAAATAAAACTATTCAAACTTGAAATAAACattgaataaaaatgtgatgtggctccctgtggctttgTAAGTAAAACACAAATTCAGCACACAgcttacattttcaaaaaaataatctttaaaaaagtgtttaatttataaaaaaaataaaaaattaaatttacatgaaaatgGACAGCAAAAGAAGACAATTTACAATTATCAATATAAAATCAGAGACATCAAACCTGTGCATAACATGGACATGAGAGTTTCACTTAACAGTTGTGATGTAACCGGTATATACTTTACAACAATTGCTGACATCAACTGGTTTTGAAGTGTAGTGAAAAATAAGTTTTTCTTTCCTTAGAAGTCAGACCCAGAGGAAGGCCCTAGCCCGAGTATGAAAAGGTTGGCTTTAAGAAGGGTCGATGGTTGGTTTGAGGGGTTGGGACGGACAGGAAGCCCGGTCTCCTCCCTGCTGATGCATCTGCCGCTGAGCTCCTGGACCCCCGACCTACAGCTTTTGATCCACCTCTGGAGCTGGATGATGACCACGATTTATTGCTGTTGTAGCCACGACTAAACACCACAGCAGGAGAGAAGGGGAATTAACATTTTTGCGCTAAAGTGATGCTTATTGCTAAATACGGTCCCCGGCTacatgataaaatatgaaacattacTTACCCTTTAGAGTTGGAACCTGAGTTGCCATATGCTTTTCTCTTCTTGGAATATTTGAAAAACGgtgctttctttctcttctgtcCCTGTGCAGACTGATTGCGGAAGTAGGTGGAGGACTCTGTGTCGTCCTCTTCATAAAAATCGTCGTATGTACGACCTCGTGTTGTGTCTATCCACCCGTCTTCAcggccaccaccaccacccatcTCAATCTTTTCCTCTGATAGAAACAATGTTGGATTAGTACCACAATgtaaaaagtaggaaaaaaggTAAACAAGTCAAAATTAAGTTGGGTCTCTTACCAGGCAGCTGCCACGCAGAGTATTTCTCTAGGACCTGAATAACTTCAGCTCCATACTTCTCCAGTTTGTCTTCCGTGACACCATCAATTTGTAGGAGGACTTCAGCGTCAGAAGAAAGCTTCTCTGTCATTGGAAAAAAGGTTTGACAAGTTATAAAATGTCTGTTGTATCATATGAGCTATTTACAAGAATAGTCTTTAACAGTGTTGGAGAAATTACCAGCAATCTTTTTCAAGGTAGCAGTGGAGAAGATGTTATAATAGTGAATGCCAAACGCTTTCCCCAGCTGCTTGCATAGATCCGTCAGCTCCTTCAGACACTCCTGaaccttctcctctctcttggAGACGTTCGTGGCCACAGCAGCTTTGTGTTTCCTGATACTAGACGCACTCTCAGTCTCATAGAACTCCACCTAAGATGAGACCggttatgtttaatgttttggCTTAAATCTTTTCACTTTAATAAATGCTACATATCTAGATCTTTGTGATGCAGTAAAGTTGATATTATCAGGCTACCTGCATATGTCCAGACAGCACGTTCATGGCTTTGGTTCCAGCAGAGATATAAGACACAGCTTGGTTGTTGTTAGTGATGTAGAGATCCTCCACCAGGACATTGTCCAGAACCAGTTTTTTGAAGAGACGGTCAGCGTTATGCTTAGAGTAGGCTGCTCCAATCCCAAACATTCCTGACTGTACCTTGGCAGATTTAGACCCTGACAGAAGAAACAATTCCCAGCACCAGACTGTTCACAGTTCTTGCCACATGGAATATGAACACATCAATACAAGACGTCATGCAGAATTCAGAGATGCGAAAAAACCCTTTTCATTGCAAGCATGTGCAGGTACTTACCTACAAAGATATCCACCAACATATTCAGTGTCAGTCGGTTTTGCTGAGCAGTCCTGCCAAACTTCGAGCCAACTTTCTCACAGTTCTCCTGCGCAAACCTCACAATCTTCTTCACGTCTTCTGTGACATTTCTCATCTTGTATTGCTGCACACAGAATCATTCAAACATTATTGCTCAAGTAAAAACTGCCAGGTAGGTTTTGAATGTGTAATAAATAAAGAACCTACATTAGGTTTCGCACAGTTGTCACAGGTGACGTCTGCATGCTCCTTACAGAAGGTTTTCTTGAAATTCAGCTCTCCAAAGTATGCGAGTAGCTGAATTCTTCTGCACTCCATCAAGTTCTCACAGAACTGCACCATGCTGTGTAGGTTGTTGTAATGAGTCGCCTTGGTGTGTCTGTCACCTTCTCTGTCCACtgcgattaaaaaaaagagccatCTGAGTCTACATGACTAATACATACAGTTATTTGGAAAGTAAACACGCTTTAAAGATTTAAAGCTTAAGgattgatggaaaaaaaagaaataagaatgCAATAGGAAAGGTCATTTTTGTCACATACTGCTGATAATTCTCTTGATGCGATGGACATCTGTGTAGGAGTAGAAGAGAATGCAGTGAGagatctctccatctctgccaGCTCTCCCAGACTCCTGGTAGTAACCCTCCACGGACTTAGGCAGACTGGCATGGATCACATAGCGCACATCAGGTTTGTCAATACCCATGCCAAAGGCTATGGTGGCACAGATGACCTGGCAGACAAAAGGAAACCGTAAAACAAAAGCAATTTGcacttgaaatatttaaaacagcTACTGCTTTGGAAAAGGttactttttatgtttatttttttgtattcacttgtatcttttatttatctttatatgATATATCAGAGGTGGAGTGGTGACCATACCTGGCAGCCATCCTGGTTGATCCACTTGCTCTGCACATATTCTCTGTCACCGTCACTCAGGCCTGCGTGATACGACAGAGCTAATAACCCTGCTCTCTGCAGACTCTCAGCCATGGTATCACAGTCATTACGGGACAGGCAGTACACAATGCCGGAGTCACCTGAAACATGTATTACAAAAGCAATTGATTTCAAATTATTTCTGATACAAGCTCaattattttagattcttcttcgaaataattatcttttttttaatcttattaaCATCTTCGAAATTGTTTTGATATGACAGACCTCAGAATGTGTTCGCGTACAAATCTGAATTGAATTCTCAACAAAACAGGCAGTGTTCTGAAAATAACCAGGATGAGAAAAAGCACTTCTGAATTATTTACGTGGGTAGTGCTTCTTGATCCAGCTGATGCAGTCCTCGTCAACCTTTTTGGGTTTCTTGGGCAGGACAGCATACTTCAGGTTTGTTCTGTTGAAACTCATAGTGAACCTGAAAATACATCAGATAGAAAATGTGAAGCTGTTAGCTGCTGGAATCCAAAATAGAAAGTCGTTTAAAAATCTGAGACAAGGCCGAAGATGGAGCACGTACACCTGTGGCCGACTCATATTCAGCTGGTTGAGGATGTCTTTCTGAACGCGGGGGGTGGCGGTGGCTGTCAGGGCCATCATCGGCACGTTGGGGAACTTCTGACGCAGTTCGTGCAACTTCTTGTAGTCTGGTCGAAAATCATGGCCCCACTGAAAGATTTAAGGTCACAGATGATTCACAATGgatgttgaaaaaataaaagtatgcaGTTTTTTTGCGTAAGAAGCAGAAGAACACACCTGGCTGACACAGTGGGCCTCGTCTATGACAAAGCGGGCCAAGAGGCCTCGCTCGTACAGGTTGTGCAGAGCCGAGATCAGCTTGTTACTTGCGCTCACCTTGAGGAGAAAAAGGGTGCATCAATCAGTtagtaaaactttatttatagaagaAAACACACTCAGAGATGCCAAGAGTAAATTGTGAATTTCTCACCTTCTCAGGAGTGACATAAAGAAGTTTGATGATGGGGTCTTTCCTCGAGAGCTGCATATAAATCCTGCCTGCTTCACTGTCACTTAAAGTACCAGACAGGCTTGTTGCTGGGATCTGGAATGAGGGAGATACAATTAGCACAACACATATTACAATCATACTTTGTAATGATCCCATTGACCACAGTGGGATCACTACAAGTATACAGTACAGGAGCAAACATACTTACATCCAGTGTAGTGAGTTTCTGGACCTGGTCTACAATGAGAGATTTGAGTGGGGAGATAACGACTGTGACTCCTGGTGACACGCAGGCAGGCAGCTGGTAGCACAGGCTTTTACCCCCACCTAAAAATGCATCAGTTACAAAGAAATGTGGACATTTTTACTGTAGTTGACATCCTAAATCAACTGTCACATGCCaaagagaaaactgtttttgtaaCTTCTGATCACTACTGACCTGTGGGCATTAAAACAAACGTGTCTTCTGCCAGAATTGTTGCATTAATTGCCTCTAGTTGATTGAACCTGAATTGATGGAGACCAAAACGCTTGTGAAAGATCTTCATCATCTCCTGTGAGTGGGGGAAGTTGAACCCTCTTAAGCGATCATGGGCTGGGTTTCTGTAGTTGGGTTCTGCAATGGATACGGTAcagattttagaggggaaacaTGCAGTCTATTACCGATATGGCAGCCAATCCGGTACCTTTTTAAGCTAGAATGAAAATAAACGCTTTCTATGTGTTATTTAAATTATCTCTGTTGTGCAATGATATGACTAcgcaaaaatacacagaaactgttttgttaaatatttgtttaactctttcattattatgtttatatattatacattatccATACAGTGTGTTGAACTGCCAACCAAAATTAGAAATGAAAATAAGGAGGATGAAGAAAATTGAGTTAATAGcttaataaacatcagtactgtacAGAATCATGTATGTATAGCCGACCATTTAAAGactatacaaaaataatatcgCTAAACACCATTTAGTAACTCACCCCAAACATGAAAACTGAGAATATGGGACAAGTTAAGACTAATTTTCTTCTGAGACATTTGAAAGGCCCATGTTTTTCCCTGACAAGCCGACTTACCAGGAGAGCAGATCTTTGATGGTTTGGGTGTAGGCGCTGGTGTTGTTGGTTTCTTCTCCCATAAAGACTTGCTTGGTCCAGCTTCTTTCACTGTTGTGGTCATGGTGCTAGAGCTTTGGGGTTGGTCGAAGTAATCAGGGATATCTGAGTCATCAAAGTCATCTATGTCAAAGTAGTCATTGTAAAAATCATCTTGTTCCACGTCTCCTGCAGCTGTACTGGCTGCCGGTGTTTTAGATTTGCTCTGAACAACAGTTTCTGGGGTTTTTGGAGAAAAGAAGTGATTTGATCCATCCAGGTCTGTGcttgttttcttaaaattaaaagATGGACTTGCGAGGCTGTAGGCTGATGGAGAGTCACAGGTATTTTGATTTGTCACATTCACTGTCTCAATGTTCTTAACCTGCAAAGTATTCATGTGAATAATACTGTCAGAGTGATCAGAGTTGTAGTCCACAGAAATGCCTGAAGATCTCCTGATCTGAGAAGGCTTCTTGGTGTCCATGGGCACAGAGCTGCTGGATGACATAACACTAGATGTATCACAGCTAAAAGAAGGCTTTTCTTTAAAGCTGGGTTCAGAAACCCCAGTGCTGTCTGGTTGCTGTATCCTCAATAAACAGTTACCACCAGTTGCAAGGATCCTCTTCCTGCATGAGAGAGGCAGATATTTGCAATCAAACTGGGATATCaataaatattatgatttaagCTTAAAGTGATTAAAGTGAGCTGTTTTTCCACTAAAACATACAGACCTTTGAGCTCTCTTCAGCAAAAGCTCATCTCCACAGGACAGACCTATTAGTTCATGTTCAGGGATGGAATCAACCAGAGAACAAATGGTCTGCATGATACTGAGGAGTTGCTCGTCTGTGACATGATGagaagaaacatctaaataaatGAACATAGACAAAGAGAGGAGTCCTgatttgttcaataaaatgtgCACAAGGTCtgaataaatcagaaaaatgcacaacactcacttgttttgtcttttgagcGTTGATCAAATGTTTCATGTAGTGTCGTTATAGGTCCCTTAGATTGCACAGGAATGTCTCCGCTTTCAGCATCAGCTAATTTAGATCtgctggaaataaaaaaaagttatgtccCATTTCCTTTTTATTCTTGAGGTAAAATCTAGAAAGCACATGCACTTACAACTGTTATTGTAAAAATAGTTCTGAGCCCTTGACAGCAAAGACTACAATGAATGATTGAACAAAGTTCAACAAACTGACCTGGTCTCCAATGCAGAAGTAGTGTAAGAGATGTCATCAGGGACCGGAGAAGGGGGAATGTAGTCAAAATCATCTTCAGGCTCTGAGTTGTCATCAATCTGTATCACCTTTGGGTTGGTCCATTTGTGTTTCTCAtctaaaaaggcaaaaaagatacaacctgtgtgttttatatcataCAATTCCATTCAGACCCACATATGCCCCATAatgtacaaataaaatacaaatgctgCAGCAAACAGCTTGTTACCTGTCTTTCCTTTCAAAGTCTCAAGGACATCATTGTTTTCCTCTTCGCTATCACTCAAGACAGACTTGAACTGTGCAAGACTGTGAGGAGGAGGCCGTCTTCTGGTTACTTTAACTGGAGAATCCTCAATTTCAGAGTCTGCTTGGTCTTGATTCAAACTAGGTCCTGATGAAACAGCAGCTCTATCGACACATTGCTCCAGTTCATCCATACCATTCTTGTTTGTAAAACTGTTGCCCAACTCTGGTGTCACACGAGAGGCATCGTGGTTTAGTTTCCCAGTTAATTCTGATTTTTCTTCATTGAAAGATGACACTGGATGGGTGCTCTTTCCAGATATTTCTGAAGTAAAAGAGTCATTTTTTGCTTTGACAGGAGTTTCAAAGTCATCAAAGTCATCCCAGTCATCGATCGGGAATCCCAGAGATGCATCCAGATTTGTCACATTGCTTCCATTGCCACGCATGTCAGATTTAGCTGGAGCTGTTGTTACCTTAGCTGACACTACCGTAGGAGTCTGGACTGCAGGAGAACAGTTTTCTGTTGGGCTGATGGAGTCCAACTTGGCTTTTGAGCTTACAGAGAAGAAGTTGTTGATTTGGGATTTTTGAGGTCTCTCAAGCttgtttgaaaatgtcaaaGGAGATTTAGTCACCAAACTGTTTTTAGGGACATTGACATTCCTACTTGCCAAAATATTAGAGCTGATTACCTTGGTCTGGACTTCCACCCTGGTTGTACCTGATGAGGACTTCTTTTTGAAAGAAAAGgccctgaaaaacaaacagcataaaATCAAGAAAACATAACCGCTGTAAAACTTGAAATTTGATTATCAGAATATTCAAACACTACTTGTGTATTTTCGCAGCttagaaacaaaaatacatttcatcTATTTATTCTGTGTATCTAACTACTGAATAAACAAAGAAGACAAATGGCTGATTTGTTTTGAACGTCACATTTCATTTCAATAGGAGTGTCCAGTTAAAAGTTACACAGCAGTTGCGGCAGCCGCAGCAACGGGGATCTCAGGTCAGATCAGTGGTTTCAAGGGACAGCAATTAAATTCACTTAGTACACCAATTCAGACACTAGAACCTCCAGTAGTCTTAttatattaacccataagaacctatggtgacacctgtgtaacaaacacttcaaatcttctagaatctcccatattcagctttatgcttcacattaactcattaaatccctaagcaatgtatactcaacaccctggtgtggtggtcatgtgacagtCAAACaatgtgggtgtgactggaaacagaaatgtgaagaaggagctaatttcaaaaagcttatttttgttaAGAGGCTAAGGGCACTAAGGGTGTCCTAGCGGGTGTCCTgttttgcatttaacttgttctgaccatatttcctgaacaaattaaagtcacaatctTGATATactatgttatggagatgcaaacaaaaaggcaaatggttatttgtttttatttattattgaattattattattatgttacttaaaaactaatctgaaaaataatttgttgttaaacagcactattaatggcacaattttgataaatgttgtggagatgcaaaagaaaaaggcaaatgtgtgtctgaaagcagaaaatgtgtctagtttttatttatttattgtaaaataagaaatattataatggtatgattatacatatttttttgttttttttagacatcATAAATGtattctatgtggtccacttgttaTGTTGTATATCCTCCATaattcctttaaggattactgggtctgggttcttatgggttaaatgttaTACTGTCTGACTAATGGAGTATCTTCGTTATTATCTGTAACCGTTCACATCGAGTGCAAA includes:
- the blm gene encoding recQ-like DNA helicase BLM isoform X1; translated protein: MSSLPQNNLKEQLARHSNAAQSKLSLAKPKPGAFSFKKKSSSGTTRVEVQTKVISSNILASRNVNVPKNSLVTKSPLTFSNKLERPQKSQINNFFSVSSKAKLDSISPTENCSPAVQTPTVVSAKVTTAPAKSDMRGNGSNVTNLDASLGFPIDDWDDFDDFETPVKAKNDSFTSEISGKSTHPVSSFNEEKSELTGKLNHDASRVTPELGNSFTNKNGMDELEQCVDRAAVSSGPSLNQDQADSEIEDSPVKVTRRRPPPHSLAQFKSVLSDSEEENNDVLETLKGKTDEKHKWTNPKVIQIDDNSEPEDDFDYIPPSPVPDDISYTTSALETSRSKLADAESGDIPVQSKGPITTLHETFDQRSKDKTNVSSHHVTDEQLLSIMQTICSLVDSIPEHELIGLSCGDELLLKRAQRKRILATGGNCLLRIQQPDSTGVSEPSFKEKPSFSCDTSSVMSSSSSVPMDTKKPSQIRRSSGISVDYNSDHSDSIIHMNTLQVKNIETVNVTNQNTCDSPSAYSLASPSFNFKKTSTDLDGSNHFFSPKTPETVVQSKSKTPAASTAAGDVEQDDFYNDYFDIDDFDDSDIPDYFDQPQSSSTMTTTVKEAGPSKSLWEKKPTTPAPTPKPSKICSPEPNYRNPAHDRLRGFNFPHSQEMMKIFHKRFGLHQFRFNQLEAINATILAEDTFVLMPTGGGKSLCYQLPACVSPGVTVVISPLKSLIVDQVQKLTTLDIPATSLSGTLSDSEAGRIYMQLSRKDPIIKLLYVTPEKVSASNKLISALHNLYERGLLARFVIDEAHCVSQWGHDFRPDYKKLHELRQKFPNVPMMALTATATPRVQKDILNQLNMSRPQVFTMSFNRTNLKYAVLPKKPKKVDEDCISWIKKHYPRDSGIVYCLSRNDCDTMAESLQRAGLLALSYHAGLSDGDREYVQSKWINQDGCQVICATIAFGMGIDKPDVRYVIHASLPKSVEGYYQESGRAGRDGEISHCILFYSYTDVHRIKRIISMDREGDRHTKATHYNNLHSMVQFCENLMECRRIQLLAYFGELNFKKTFCKEHADVTCDNCAKPNQYKMRNVTEDVKKIVRFAQENCEKVGSKFGRTAQQNRLTLNMLVDIFVGSKSAKVQSGMFGIGAAYSKHNADRLFKKLVLDNVLVEDLYITNNNQAVSYISAGTKAMNVLSGHMQVEFYETESASSIRKHKAAVATNVSKREEKVQECLKELTDLCKQLGKAFGIHYYNIFSTATLKKIAEKLSSDAEVLLQIDGVTEDKLEKYGAEVIQVLEKYSAWQLPEEKIEMGGGGGREDGWIDTTRGRTYDDFYEEDDTESSTYFRNQSAQGQKRKKAPFFKYSKKRKAYGNSGSNSKGRGYNSNKSWSSSSSRGGSKAVGRGSRSSAADASAGRRPGFLSVPTPQTNHRPFLKPTFSYSG
- the blm gene encoding recQ-like DNA helicase BLM isoform X4 — protein: MSSLPQNNLKEQLARHSNAAQSKLSLAKPKPGAFSFKKKSSSGTTRVEVQTKVISSNILASRNVNVPKNSLVTKSPLTFSNKLERPQKSQINNFFSVSSKAKLDSISPTENCSPAVQTPTVVSAKVTTAPAKSDMRGNGSNVTNLDASLGFPIDDWDDFDDFETPVKAKNDSFTSEISGKSTHPVSSFNEEKSELTGKLNHDASRVTPELGNSFTNKNGMDELEQCVDRAAVSSGPSLNQDQADSEIEDSPVKVTRRRPPPHSLAQFKSVLSDSEEENNDVLETLKGKTDEKHKWTNPKVIQIDDNSEPEDDFDYIPPSPVPDDISYTTSALETRSKLADAESGDIPVQSKGPITTLHETFDQRSKDKTNEQLLSIMQTICSLVDSIPEHELIGLSCGDELLLKRAQRKRILATGGNCLLRIQQPDSTGVSEPSFKEKPSFSCDTSSVMSSSSSVPMDTKKPSQIRRSSGISVDYNSDHSDSIIHMNTLQVKNIETVNVTNQNTCDSPSAYSLASPSFNFKKTSTDLDGSNHFFSPKTPETVVQSKSKTPAASTAAGDVEQDDFYNDYFDIDDFDDSDIPDYFDQPQSSSTMTTTVKEAGPSKSLWEKKPTTPAPTPKPSKICSPEPNYRNPAHDRLRGFNFPHSQEMMKIFHKRFGLHQFRFNQLEAINATILAEDTFVLMPTGGGKSLCYQLPACVSPGVTVVISPLKSLIVDQVQKLTTLDIPATSLSGTLSDSEAGRIYMQLSRKDPIIKLLYVTPEKVSASNKLISALHNLYERGLLARFVIDEAHCVSQWGHDFRPDYKKLHELRQKFPNVPMMALTATATPRVQKDILNQLNMSRPQVFTMSFNRTNLKYAVLPKKPKKVDEDCISWIKKHYPRDSGIVYCLSRNDCDTMAESLQRAGLLALSYHAGLSDGDREYVQSKWINQDGCQVICATIAFGMGIDKPDVRYVIHASLPKSVEGYYQESGRAGRDGEISHCILFYSYTDVHRIKRIISMDREGDRHTKATHYNNLHSMVQFCENLMECRRIQLLAYFGELNFKKTFCKEHADVTCDNCAKPNQYKMRNVTEDVKKIVRFAQENCEKVGSKFGRTAQQNRLTLNMLVDIFVGSKSAKVQSGMFGIGAAYSKHNADRLFKKLVLDNVLVEDLYITNNNQAVSYISAGTKAMNVLSGHMQVEFYETESASSIRKHKAAVATNVSKREEKVQECLKELTDLCKQLGKAFGIHYYNIFSTATLKKIAEKLSSDAEVLLQIDGVTEDKLEKYGAEVIQVLEKYSAWQLPEEKIEMGGGGGREDGWIDTTRGRTYDDFYEEDDTESSTYFRNQSAQGQKRKKAPFFKYSKKRKAYGNSGSNSKGRGYNSNKSWSSSSSRGGSKAVGRGSRSSAADASAGRRPGFLSVPTPQTNHRPFLKPTFSYSG